The genomic window GGCACCTGGGCCTCTCGGCGCTGCAGGAGCAGCAGGTGGCGGGGGCGCTGATGGCCGGGGCAGGGGGCGCGATCTACCTCGTTGCCGCATTGCGCCGGCTGGGGCAGGCTCTGGAACTCGGGGAGACGCAGGCATGAGACTGAAACGCTGGATCGCGGGGGGCATCGGCGCGCTGGCGGTCGGGGGCGCGGCGTTCTTCTGGTTCGCGCCCTACAATATCGCGGCCTCGGTCCCGCATCTGCCGGGCGTGGGAGAGACGCTGCACCAGTACCTGCGCAACGCGGTGCGAGTGCGGGCGAACCGGGTGGAGGTGCCGCGCCACGTCGACCTCGACGATCCGGCGCTGATCCGCCTCGGCGCCGGGCATTTCGCCACCGGTTGCCAGACCTGCCACGGCGCGCCGGGTATCGCGCGCAACCCGGTGGTCAAGGGCATGCGCCCCGAGCCGCCGATGCTTACCTCCGGTGACTTCGAGCCCAAGGAGTTCTGGTGGATCGCCCGGCATGGCTTCAAGTATACGGGCATGCCGAGTTGGCCCGGCGAGGGCCGCGACGACGAGCCTTGGGCGCTGGCAGCCTTCCTGTCGCACTACGACAGCTTCGACCGTGCCGCTTACGAGGACGCCGCCTTTGGCCGCGCCGGGGGCTATGAAAGCGAAGGCGTGCGCTTCGGGGGTCTGCCCGGGGCCATTCCGCAGGAGTTGGCCTGCGCACGCTGCCACGGCGAGGACGGGCTGGGCCGCGACGGCACGGCGCCGAAGCTGGCCGGCCAGTCCGCCGAATGGCTGGACCTGGTGCTCGGCGCCTATGCCGGGGGCCACCGCGAAAGCGGCTTCATGGAGCCGCTCGCCGCGCCGCTTGCCGCCGGGACAC from Alloyangia pacifica includes these protein-coding regions:
- a CDS encoding c-type cytochrome encodes the protein MRLKRWIAGGIGALAVGGAAFFWFAPYNIAASVPHLPGVGETLHQYLRNAVRVRANRVEVPRHVDLDDPALIRLGAGHFATGCQTCHGAPGIARNPVVKGMRPEPPMLTSGDFEPKEFWWIARHGFKYTGMPSWPGEGRDDEPWALAAFLSHYDSFDRAAYEDAAFGRAGGYESEGVRFGGLPGAIPQELACARCHGEDGLGRDGTAPKLAGQSAEWLDLVLGAYAGGHRESGFMEPLAAPLAAGTRAAIAERYAGMSGDWQGRPLPFGDAERGRELAQRGDEHEDIASCAACHEGGADGISPKRTDTPRIAGQDGYWLVNWLHLYRDGPAPDTPRSHLMQAAARNLTDADVADLAAYYATLAPGTVGE